A genomic region of Trichocoleus desertorum ATA4-8-CV12 contains the following coding sequences:
- a CDS encoding IS630 family transposase (programmed frameshift): MNRTQAFQTKPFDADEWQKLYYRNQQQYIRQRLTAIKLLHKGQSRGQASEQIGCRYDTLTTWIDKYLEGGLSSLVRPLQHQKPSRLSPEQQQQLKKIVLTQRPSDYGYDRNLWTGAILSEVIEQQFAVRLKDSCIYELLGELGLSYQRSHRDYANADPNAQKEWVEVVKKLQSPQPGKRSVFFDEFAVTERPSLFYGWAERNTRPEVPSDERTRNKLNGLLCVDTHSGQEYFRLSSQAKTGDVSEYLAEFCLDCVELGYDSLWIILDNNPTHKQKMQSQLAVHLEQMGLGPSITVEFLYLPSDSPKFNLLEYVIHLLHLRLLHHLPIGTTLRQIEQKLNQFLDSNQFLSPEQVQKTLNFIFSLVP, translated from the exons ATGAATCGAACTCAAGCCTTTCAAACTAAGCCTTTTGATGCGGACGAGTGGCAAAAACTTTACTACCGCAATCAGCAACAGTACATTCGCCAGCGATTGACCGCAATCAAACTGCTACACAAGGGGCAGAGTCGCGGCCAAGCCAGTGAACAAATTGGATGCCGCTATGACACCTTGACGACTTGGATCGACAAATATCTGGAGGGCGGATTGAGTAGCTTAGTTCGCCCACTTCAGCATCAAAAGCCGAGTCGGTTAAGCCCAGAGCAGCAACAGCAACTGAAGAAAATAGTACTGACGCAACGACCGAGCGACTACGGATACGATCGCAACCTGTGGACAGGGGCGATTCTATCAGAGGTGATAGAGCAACAGTTCGCGGTGAGATTGAAAGACTCCTGCATTTATGAACTCTTAGGCGAGTTAGGCTTGTCGTATCAGCGATCGCATCGGGACTACGCCAATGCGGACCCAAACGCGCAAAAAGAGTGGGTAGAAGTAGTA AAAAAACTGCAATCGCCCCAACCTGGTAAGCGTAGCGTCTTCTTTGATGAGTTTGCCGTCACAGAGCGCCCCAGTTTGTTTTATGGATGGGCAGAACGCAACACCCGTCCAGAGGTGCCAAGCGACGAGCGAACACGGAACAAACTCAACGGACTCCTGTGTGTGGATACCCACAGTGGTCAAGAGTATTTCCGCCTTAGCTCCCAAGCTAAAACAGGAGATGTGTCCGAATACTTGGCGGAATTCTGCCTTGATTGTGTGGAACTAGGCTATGACTCGCTTTGGATCATTCTGGACAACAATCCCACGCACAAGCAAAAGATGCAGTCGCAACTTGCCGTTCACTTAGAGCAGATGGGACTGGGGCCATCGATTACAGTTGAGTTTCTCTACTTGCCGTCTGATTCGCCGAAATTCAACTTGCTCGAATACGTGATTCATCTGCTCCACTTACGTTTGCTGCATCATTTGCCGATTGGCACAACTTTGAGACAGATTGAGCAGAAACTCAATCAATTCCTGGACTCGAATCAGTTTCTGTCGCCAGAACAAGTGCAAAAAACGCTCAATTTCATCTTTTCGCTCGTTCCCTAA